The following coding sequences lie in one Rutidosis leptorrhynchoides isolate AG116_Rl617_1_P2 chromosome 6, CSIRO_AGI_Rlap_v1, whole genome shotgun sequence genomic window:
- the LOC139854441 gene encoding uncharacterized protein, translated as MLRKGDLRACRDCRALTTWTCSTQHRLLVLDLVLQRRVTKRVRPVQPRILWKNLIEGKVETFKASVLERVEAGMDTITQVDADQMWNRMASAIRDVSKETLGVAVGTSRGHKSNRESWWISDEVQTKAALKQLRFRELITCRDGTRDDRTRAEERYKEANREAKKDIARAKDKLYEDLYRKLDSTEGANDIYRIAKARERRRRDIDNIKFIKDEAGQTIVKEEEIRKRWEGNFSSLFVGEGPGRQEVSQDLGIGQFRNNNFYRRISQEEVS; from the coding sequence ATGCTTCGCAAAGGGGACCTTAGAGCTTGCAGAGATTGTAGAGCCCTGACTACCTGGACTTGTTCCACCCAACACAGATTATTGGTCTTGGACTTGGTTCTGCAGAGGCGGGTTACTAAGAGAGTGAGGCCCGTCCAACCTAGGATCCTTTGGAAGAATCTGATTGAAGGGAAAGTTGAAACTTTTAAAGCGTCAGTGTTGGAAAGAGTAGAGGCAGGAATGGATACCATTACTCAAGTGGACGCAGATCAGATGTGGAATAGGATGGCATCTGCTATTAGGGATGTTTCCAAGGAAACCTTAGGTGTGGCAGTAGGGACATCGAGAGGACATAAGTCTAATAGAGAATCATGGTGGATTAGTGATGAGGTTCAAACCAAAGCCGCTCTTAAGCAActgaggtttagggagctcattacATGCCGGGATGGGACACGTGATGATAGAACTAGGGCAGAAGAGAGGTATAAAGAAGCCAACAGAGAAGCGAAGAAGGACATTGCCCGTGCAAAAGATAAATTGTACGAAGACTTGTATCGGAAACTAGACTCTACAGAAGGAGCAAATGATATTTACAGGATTGCAAAAGCTAGGGAGCGTAGGAGGAGGGATatagataacatcaagtttatcaaggATGAAGCCGGTCAAACAATAGTGAAGGAAGAagaaattaggaaaagatgggaagggaATTTCTCATCTCTTTTCGTGGGTGAAGGACCTGGGCGCCAAGAGGTTTCGCAGGACTTGGGAATAGGACAATTCCGGAACAACAATTTTTATAGGAGAATCAGTCAGGAAGAAGTAAGTTAG
- the LOC139854440 gene encoding uncharacterized protein, translated as MTLKLFCSTTFLFVPNGAVPLLFDPTCPVFVFNWLRGKINSSLTHGYLRSCPISLGAGRSRGSRDTRIRIRVGSWNVGTLTSKSRELLDTLLKSNVDILCVQETRWRGEEAVDIDDYRLWFSGSRVARNGVGILIGPLYKDNIVGVDRCSNRVMSVRVVIQEETYMVICTYAPHAGLGDDEKVTFGKR; from the exons ATGACCCTTAAACTCTTCTGTTCTACTACTTTTCTTTTTGTACCTAACGGTGCTGTTCCACTTCTTTTTG acCCCACTTGCCCTGTATTTGTTTTTAACTGGTTAAGG GGTAAGATTAACTCGTCACTTACGCATGGTTACTTGAGGTCATGTCCTATTAGTTTAGGGGCGGGTAGGTCTAGAGGGAGTAGAGATACTCGCATTAGGATTAGAGTAGGTAGTTGGAATGTAGGAACTTTGACTAGCAAATCCCGTGAACTTTTAGATACGTTACTTAAGAGTAATGTGGACATATTGTGTGTTCAAGAGACCAGATGGAGGGGTGAAGAGGCGGTTGACATTGATGACTACAGGTTGTGGTTCTCGGGTTCTAGAGTAGCTAGAAACGGGGTAGGGATCCTTATAGGACCCCTATATAAGGATAATATTGTGGGTGTGGATAGGTGTAGCAATAGGGTTATGTCGGTTAGGGTAGTTATCCAGGAGGAGACTTACATGGTCATTTGCACCTACGCACCTCATGCTGGTTTAGGAGATGATGAAAAAGTCACTTTTGGGAAGCGTTAG